A portion of the Cryptomeria japonica chromosome 5, Sugi_1.0, whole genome shotgun sequence genome contains these proteins:
- the LOC131876414 gene encoding G-type lectin S-receptor-like serine/threonine-protein kinase At2g19130: MVRNRNTWFKYSFLPFAMYILLHKCQSLTTDRGDTLPVGTSLVGNQTLVSKNGNFALGFFSPNNSNKWYIGIWYAKVSEKTFVWVANRENPLRNMPGVLNLSGDGYLRLFDLRGQLIWSSDNSLMASRASILESGNLVMVGTRAGNISEIVWESFQHPVDTWLPGMKMWKGMKLTSWKSSTDPAPGPFYLQMDPSPGKTPFLLFSYNSGPYWSSGEWTGKCFANIPGYAMAGSGIEEVFVTRSPSRMYCAYTTSSAIMGRIILGKNGVLWTYILAQNGGWISDGFAPRDQCKVYGVCGANAACIGYTLLTAHVLGNVNDTCTCLQGFRPKNSRAWDSQEWWLSGCVRRSSLQCTLTNSTDRFLEVKDKHLPVDQAATYSKEQTVRGCQLACLNNCSCMAFWLTNSSLPLCRLWFGDLMNVRDSAGGQSFYLRLAASELRDSTLKRRNKSFGLHILLPGGAATLVLVLVLAVLIMWKRGKMLKEDDVPASLRAFTFRKLRVATRNFRHKLGSGSFGSVFKGTLADKTLIAVKKLEGLAGTEKQFRAEISTIGEIQHVNLVRLLGFCAKGSQRLLVYEYMPNGSLDSFLLSGTDGEDQVKSLSWKTRFQIALGTARGLAYLHEGCRDRIIHCDIKPENILLDAEFCPKLADFGLAKLLGRNFSRVLTTTRGTIGYLAPEWISGLPITPKADVYSFGMTLLEIISGRRNMYLNAHNSSSYFFAPWAADQFHKGNLMAIVDGRISGEADVEEVRRAITASILCIQRDEIARPTMGQVVQLLLGTVETSAPQFQASFDSLSDHN; encoded by the coding sequence ATGGTGAGGAATAGGAATACTTGGTTTAAGTATTCTTTCCTGCCCTTTGCTATGTATATTCTACTGCATAAATGCCAATCATTGACAACTGACAGGGGAGACACCCTTCCAGTAGGGACTTCCCTTGTGGGAAATCAGACCCTGGTCTCAAAGAATGGCAATTTTGCATTGGGATTTTTCAGTCCCAACAACAGCAATAAGTGGTATATTGGCATCTGGTATGCCAAAGTGTCGGAGAAAACTTTTGTTTGGGTAGCTAACCGCGAAAACCCTCTGAGAAACATGCCCGGCGTTTTAAATTTATCGGGAGATGGTTATCTTCGACTGTTTGATTTACGTGGACAATTAATTTGGTCGTCCGACAACAGCTTGATGGCGTCGCGGGCATCAATATTGGAATCGGGTAATTTGGTTATGGTAGGAACACGGGCCGGCAATATATCTGAAATTGTTTGGGAAAGTTTCCAACATCCCGTAGATACATGGCTGCCAGGGATGAAGATGTGGAAAGGAATGAAACTCACTTCTTGGAAGAGTTCTACTGATCCGGCACCTGGACCTTTCTATTTACAAATGGATCCTTCACCAGGAAAGACTCCGTTTTTGCTGTTCTCTTATAACAGTGGTCCGTACTGGTCTAGCGGAGAGTGGACTGGAAAATGTTTCGCAAATATCCCAGGATATGCCATGGCGGGTTCGGGTATTGAAGAAGTGTTTGTAACGCGTTCTCCTTCAAGAATGTACTGCGCATATACAACAAGCAGTGCCATTATGGGACGCATAATTCTGGGAAAGAATGGTGTACTTTGGACGTACATTTTAGCTCAAAATGGTGGGTGGATATCGGATGGGTTCGCACCCAGGGATCAATGCAAAGTTTATGGTGTGTGTGGGGCTAATGCAGCATGCATTGGCTATACACTATTGACTGCTCATGTCTTAGGCAATGTCAATGATACATGCACATGTCTACAGGGGTTCAGGCCCAAAAATAGCCGTGCTTGGGATTCTCAAGAATGGTGGTTAAGTGGTTGTGTTCGCCGAAGTTCATTGCAGTGCACTCTCACAAATTCTACAGACCGTTTTTTGGAAGTGAAGGACAAGCATTTGCCCGTCGATCAAGCGGCTACATATAGCAAAGAGCAAACTGTTAGGGGATGCCAACTCGCCTGCCTCAACAACTGCTCGTGCATGGCCTTTTGGCTCACTAACTCCTCTCTTCCTTTGTGTCGACTGTGGTTTGGAGATTTGATGAATGTGCGCGACTCAGCCGGCGGCCAGTCATTCTATCTCCGGTTGGCAGCTTCTGAGTTACGAGATTCGACATTGAAGCGAAGAAATAAATCCTTTGGCCTTCACATTTTGCTTCCTGGTGGCGCTGCGACTCTTGTTCTCGTTCTTGTTTTGGCCGTCTTGATTATGTGGAAACGTGGAAAAATGCTAAAGGAGGATGACGTCCCCGCATCTCTCAGAGCATTCACTTTCCGAAAGTTGCGAGTTGCAACTAGGAATTTCAGACATAAACTGGGAAGCGGATCCTTCGGCTCGGTGTTCAAAGGTACTCTAGCAGACAAAACTCTCATTGCTGTCAAAAAATTAGAGGGTTTAGCGGGAACAGAAAAGCAATTTCGTGCAGAAATAAGTACCATTGGTGAAATACAACATGTGAATCTGGTGAGGCTATTAGGATTTTGTGCGAAGGGATCTCAAAGGCTACTGGTTTATGAGTACATGCCAAACGGCTCTCTTGACTCCTTTTTGTTGAGTGGGACTGACGGAGAAGACCAAGTGAAGTCGTTAAGTTGGAAAACCAGATTTCAGATAGCGTTGGGTACTGCGCGAGGATTAGCTTATCTCCACGAGGGTTGCAGAGATCGCATCATTCACTGTGATATTAAGCCAGAAAACATTCTCCTTGATGCCGAATTCTGTCCCAAATTAGCTGATTTTGGTTTGGCAAAGTTGTTAGGTAGAAATTTCAGCCGCGTACTGACCACCACGAGAGGAACGATAGGTTATTTGGCTCCAGAGTGGATCTCGGGTCTTCCCATCACTCCCAAGGCGGACGTGTATAGTTTTGGCATGACACTGCTGGAGATTATATCAGGACGAAGAAATATGTACCTCAATGCGCACAATTCTAGCTCCTACTTCTTCGCTCCCTGGGCTGCCGATCAATTCCACAAAGGAAACCTGATGGCTATTGTTGATGGAAGGATATCGGGTGAGGcagatgttgaagaggtgagaagggCTATTACAGCGAGCATATTATGCATTCAAAGAGACGAAATTGCTAGGCCAACAATGGGTCAAGTCGTGCAATTACTCCTAGGGACAGTGGAGACCAGCGCACCTCAATTTCAGGCGTCTTTCGACAGTCTTTCAGATCACAATTGA